A window of Aricia agestis chromosome 10, ilAriAges1.1, whole genome shotgun sequence genomic DNA:
GGCCAGCAGACAGTGTTTTCTATGTGGGAGCCAGCAAGTTCTTAACCAGTGGTTCTATTTACCCAGTTATCCTAAACTAGAGACCGTCATTATGGATTATAAAGAACAAACATTTAGAAAGAGTTTCTTATcgattaagaaataaaacatcTTCGTTTCATTTATTTATCTTCGTCAGCTTTCTAAGAAAAAAGAAGGACCTCTCGATAATCATCTCGATACTAAACCGGTGTTATTAAATatcctaataattattattatcatctatACTTATGCGACATACTCATTTTggtagttttatattatgtaaaaataagttGTAAACTATGTACTTGTTTCTTTTTCATTACAGCACCATAACTgatctaattttaatttgtattttctgGTAAATCAATTGATTGTCTCGTatagagtataaaatattatattacttaatataatttatacctcaaaatcagccaagtgcgattGGACTCGCGCACTTGCGGTAccgtaacataaaaattaaaaaagaaaatgtatttatttttatatctagtTGATTGAATGAGGGGAAAATGGTGATTATtgtttatgacataatataaggAAAAACTACTTATTAATATGTctcattcaaaccaattttcggtGGACATGGGgaatatactatcagagaagttgattcctaggcagacgacggaccttcgtaatttggtcacgttatgtcaaaccctgccgaccataataattaattagataataaagttaaaaagataaaataaaagttaataagttaatatacctagcggaatagagaaactaaggcctgagcaagagagatgtcactatcagtaacactgcgtggtaaaaagagacgtgtgatacatgacagcagcactctttttttgacgtccagtcagcacgtgccgcacgttgtcaatttaatctcatagaaatcatgttcaaacatgcttgtgtaagtgtatacatacacataatattgttacacacagatgaaaccaatttcggtttcgtttgacagctcgagattgttgctctattccgctaggtatattaactttatggtcaaacCCTGCGACAGaccacagctaacattgaactgACGTAATCCCAGCAAATGCCGTaaatccgtcaactgcctatgaatcaatttcttcgatgataCATCATAATATCGAGCCTTTACCGCCTTTTTAGCGCAATCGACTAAAACAAAACAGgaaaaggttttatttttattttagaacagaagtaaattttttaattacattaatGATCTTTGGACATTGAAACAATGGACATTgaaaaacttggttgactacggaaccctaaaatcgaaccctaacaagcagattttttgtatattgatttGATTGAGgttaatagtttattttttgagagtaacattgtcctacaaatagaacaatccatattttaggaccatcaagtctaaatatgaaatcctttctacttctgttagctaccactttcaagatttttcttaaaattaacttgatagtaataaaaaaaattgttctagagCTCTCGTACTATTAATGAAactgttttatttctaaatcgATAAGAAATACTTTCAGAATAATTGTGCTTCACGACCTACCTTGATGGCCACCGCTTTGAGGAATCCTGCTAGAAAAAATACTGTAAAGAACTCGCTGGCCCTTTCAGAGACTACCACGTCAGCTGGCTTATTTCTAGGCTGTgcacaaagtaaaaaataaacaccCCTTTCGACCATTCCACTCCTATTTTAATGCgaaggtttttttgtaaaacaaattatttttataataagttgatttattaaatattaaaaatatatgtacaaCAATCGATTAATATTATCATGCATCGCTTCTCATGCATTCAGCGTTCGTTTTATTGCTAAGAGAATAAATTCAGTCATTGTTTCAGTGGATGTAGTGCGCTACGGGGGCGGCCTTGATGTAGGCGGGGGCGGCGGTGGGGGCGGTGTTGGACACGACGGCGTTGAAGCCGTTGTGGTCGTCGGCGGAGTACTGCACGGTCCTGATGGAGCCGTCGGCCTCGAGGAAGGAGTAGGAGCCCTGGACTGCGTCTCCGTCGCGGGTCTCGTGCTGCTCCTTCTTGTCACCGGTGTGGCTGTCGGCCACGGAGTACGAGAACTCGTACTTGGGGTGAGACTGGAAATTAAAGCGAATACGTGAGTTGGGAATAACTGAGAGATAGCTATCGTATTGAAGTTAGAGTTTCGATGTCGCGACACTTACCATCTCCTCAGCGGCGATCACTTTGGCGACTGGAGCGGCGTGGTAGGCGATCGGGGCTGGGGCATGGTAGGCCACGGCGGCAGGGGCGGTATGGTAGGTAAAGGAAGCGGGGGCAGAATGATAGGTaacgggggcgggggcggcgtgGTAGGTAACGGCAGCGGGGGCAGCGTGGTATGTgacggcggcgggggcggcgtgGTAAGCGAAGGCTGGGGCGGCGAGGATCTTCTTGTCGTTGCGCACGATGCTCTGGGATGAGACGGCGCTGGCGGGGGAGTAGTGGACCGCAGTGGGCACCAGACCTGCCGACGACACCGCTACGAAAGCGCAAAGAGCGAGGACCTGCAATAAAAGTCAATGATTGGTCAAATATTTTGTTCGAAAccgttatattttttgtaactgtGTAATCTCAGATTTTGAACGTATTCAAAGCAATTATATTAAATTGCATTTGATTATTAGGAAGGTAATTTACCTTTGAGAACATTGTGATGTGAGGAGTTGTCACTGAATAATTTCTAACGCAACACCCAGATATTATATACCTATCGTATATGTGCCTCTGGCAACATAACTAGCTGAAGTTGACCTTGACTCaggctataatattatcaaatctCTTATCAGTTGCAGAAAAATATCATGCAATTATTgcacattatttatattttttctgaaTATGAGTGAGACAcatcataacaatattatcatgatacaTACTAGTGCATAAGAGGCTACAGATGTTCCAAGTTAATTTTGATTGAGGTAAGCATAAGCTAGCTCAGACAGCAAAACGCAACTTAAGCTTGGTTTTCACCGGTTTTCTACGAGACCATCTTATTGATCTTTCGAgccaaataatatttactagatAAGAATTCAAATACCACGCGACGTGTGAAGGAGGTTGCTCGAGGTGGCCGGGCGGGCTGGCTGGCTATACGcaccgtgagaagccagcatttataggtaggcagtgtgggaggtgCTGTAAACGCATGTGGAATGCCTATGCTTACactcttttatttacttacaggttTAGGTTTATTTCGTGggatattgtttaaaatatttttttatgtgcctatgctatcccactgctgggcaaaggcctcccccaaggtctCCCATCTGTCTCGCTCCAACGCCACCGCGGGCCAGCCTGGCTTGTAGGCATCCAGTTCATCTCGCCATCTTTTTGGAGGCCGTCCACGGCGGCGTCGTCCGTCCACTGGTACCCACTCTGTGGTGACCTTTGCCCAACGGTCAGGATGCATGCATGGTATGACCCGCCCAgtcccactttaattttgcagcTTTCATGCCGACGTCTTTAACACCTGTTTTGGAGCGCAGCGTGCTATTTTTTATTCGGTCAGCTAGTCTTACACCTAGCACACTGCGCTCCTTGCTCTTTGACAAACCCCGAGCTGGGACCTTTGCGACTCAGTCAATGACCAAGTCTGAGCACCGTAGGTTAGGATGGGCAGAATAGacatgtcgacgagtctgcgtttcagggagattggcaaatctcccttcatcagcgttttcatggaccagtagctcttccaggCGTTTTCAATTGGACGATTGACTTCCTTTCCTAGTCTATTGTTAAAGGAGACTATCTGGCCCAAGTAGATATACTCGTCGACATATTGTAATTCTTGCCCATCTACCTCGATCTACCAtctacacatgcggtatctatcttgatctatgtatgTGGCAAAAAGTGCGTTACAACAttttggtcttaattttttctgtctagccccctttcgcaatgcgcgataaggaacttcgttacAATATATTTGTTATGTGAATTACATAACATGTTCAATTTACCTAAACgtgggttaactttaacccaaaTCTATGCAAATAGGCCTGAGGTATTGGGTGGTAGCATTCCTACATAACAACATTATATTCGATGCAATACCAGATTAGACAAGTAGCACACGCTCCTACACATTAATTAATCTCTACTAGCCGAGGGCAAGGTCACTGTGTGACACCGGTTAACGTGCCTTTGGCATCTGGCCATTGGCATCTAGCTGGTTACTATAAAACAATTCAGCTGCCACTTTAAAATTATTCAGTCTACAGACACGAAAGAGCAATCACAAAAATGTTCTCCAAAGTAAGATCTGTGAACTTTTTCTTGTTActaacttaattttataatttattttttttttgtttatgcaaattagcaaaataatatttgattacAATGATTCATAAGCAGAATCCCCGAAtgacatataaataataaatagtttaatttaaaatttcgaATAATCTCtatcacaaaaatataaatgtatttcTTTCTCCTTACAGGTAGTCATTATTTGCGCTTTAGCCACGGTCGCATACGCAGGCTTGGTGCCTGCTGCCGTGCACTATTCGCCAGCCACCGCGGTATCATCTCAAAGCATTGTACGCAGCGACCAACCTAAAGCCTACGCCGCCAAAGTTTTCGCTGCTCCAGTTGCCTACCACGCGGCCCCCGCTGCTGTAACCTACcacgccgcccccgcccccgttACCTACCATGCCGCCCCTGCCGCCGTGGCCTACCATGCCCCAGCCCCGATCACCTACCACGCCGCCCCAGTCGCCAAGGTGATCGCCGCTGAAGAGATCGTAAGTGTCGTGACGTCGAAACTACTTTAATACGGTAGCTATCTCTCAGTAATTTCCAACTCACAAGTTTGCTTtcatttccagtctcaccccAAGTACGAGTTCTCGTACTCCGTGGCCGACAGCCACACCGGTGACAAGAAGGAGCAGCACGAGTCCCGCGACGGAGACGCAGTCCAGGGCTCCTACTCCTTCCTCGAGGCCGACGGCTCCATCAGGACCGTGCAGTACTCCGCCGACGACCACAATGGCTTCAACGCCGTCGTGTCCAACACCGCCCCCACTGCCGCCCCCGCCTACATCAAGGCCGCGCCCATCGTCGTCAAGTCTCCGGTCTACGCCGCCCCCGTAGCACACTACATCCACTAATATGAACGAATTTAGCCTTATAatcgattatttatttattacaatgatTACAAATGAAACATACAAAGTATTTTACTGTCACCTACGTTCCTACCTACATTCGtagtatacaagatgttagtgtaaacaccgttatccttgaaaccatcaaatgagcccgtcaaaatgaacaactttttctatgagaacaatgctgagaactcaaaaatccgtcttcatacccatacaaattgccgatccgggcatccgtatgggtatgaagacggctcatttgattgtttcaaggataacggtgtttacactaatataTTCTCGTCATTTAATACTTTATTGGTTTGaatttgccttacattgggcaaagtaaactccatacattttgttatactagaatttaaatttcattatccttaacaaggtaaggtaagtcatttatatagatgagaaaaagaaatgggctaaaaatagatccctgtgggacgcTTAATGCTATTTTAGTTCCATTGGACCTGTTTCCgtttacctcaaccctttgggTCCCATTTATAAGACAAGAAGTCAAAAGACTGAGAGCTTTATGCCAAAGTTGcacaatttcctgatcaatgtagcattaTCAatacaatcgaaggctttggagagatcgcaaaacacacctaaagcatcctgcgactcctcccaagcttcaaatatactggaaagaagacctataccagcatccgttgtggatcgaccctatTTACTAAACAAGCTATATATTATAGAAAAGTTTATGATATAAcgttattatcattatattttgaaaGAATTTAAAATCACTTATTGGTATGATTAAGTCCTTTCGTATTGATTAataggtataattattaattttgaattatttcatttatttttagtacGTTTATCTAGaccaattaatatatttttataatagacAAGACAAAGAAATAGACCAACGTGTCGAGAAGGCATGGATAAGCTTTTGGTCAATGAAAGATCTGATGAAAGGAGAcctatagtccgtgcaatccacgaagacgcgcacCACCACTTTTTAggtgagcatctttccctttgaccgtgacgcttttttttaattgatctatttattgtagtgtgcgcgtgcactcataggtaattagtgaGTACCGATAACATTCAAACATTGGCAAAAGCTTgcacatatatattataaacgattaggaggaatagtggggc
This region includes:
- the LOC121731413 gene encoding cuticle protein 8-like, with translation MFSKVLALCAFVAVSSAGLVPTAVHYSPASAVSSQSIVRNDKKILAAPAFAYHAAPAAVTYHAAPAAVTYHAAPAPVTYHSAPASFTYHTAPAAVAYHAPAPIAYHAAPVAKVIAAEEMSHPKYEFSYSVADSHTGDKKEQHETRDGDAVQGSYSFLEADGSIRTVQYSADDHNGFNAVVSNTAPTAAPAYIKAAPVAHYIH